One Prevotella melaninogenica DNA window includes the following coding sequences:
- a CDS encoding endo-beta-N-acetylglucosaminidase: MKKITLFASLALASCLSMSAQRTPTHPLDIQDAKFENLPNYLEAWLKGEMKQPQGVSDIDDQFFISRVRPLERIKDGDYQVRQGVKRNRKMCLWTPLDDPTAQWKALPRYCFEGDNFSLWSYIDIHGNWTSPWIRSTAGLTDVAHKNGVSVGCVMSIGYGASVYLNQWRQDTYSKVLFKLSKKEGDKFIYAAPFVRLMKYYGVNGIGFNSEFYTNAASMKQLSEFFVACHKEAEKINWKFEVHWYDGTADSGYIRFDRGLGSHNEKIFGDKDNIATDMLFANYNWDGGLLRSSVATANRLGRSSFDYYAGFDIQGRGLRQASWSALLDNDISIGFWGAHKQSLIHQSATDNGTSDIAIQKTYLKKQELMFSGGYNNPGLLPAINTDCNLANASLKSFHGLATFLTAKSTIQQVPFVSRFNLGNGLSFRKDGKVTFNHKWYNLNTQDYMPTWRWWITDGSDQVNTGNINSLAKAELTFDDAYWGGSCLSISGQTAFSRVKLFKTMLEVKPDYEFSVTYKTIADKDTHAKFFVALKDHVTEYKEVALPAVEAVGEWKTFTVKASDLGLAAGDKVAMMGLVVENTPANYELRVGEMALRDNAKDFATATPTIKKVEILRGRYNACDFKMQYASKEESGWEKTYNDEVGTWYYEIYFQQKDQPVQLLTATTSWAAYVVDAPMVSGADKRDCRFGVRAVSPDGKKGSDIVWSEYKKVAYDQPLSDVVADRPVIKPNEEFTLKYLDDMVPAAQSWKLKNAVTGAVVAQGESGTSAKFTVPTEGTYDLVVMDSNGKESIIRGKVKVTPEATGAVPQITDITADKTTEVTGKNVTYTYEGRLGEGKASRGLEITDPKMFRIPGDVQQGKSYSYALWFKADKFSHDSQGTNLINKNSIHDKWPHNNWGDLWVTIRPEWQGHRTKHEANEISFNTMGWTAHDNPYEEVMSTGYNVTPGVWNHIVVTQDEGNMQKIYFNGRKVADHSFTESKRREDVAQSDPRIDANKVADIFIGGGGVYKSGFNGIIDEVQVWSKPLSDDEVLQAMKGYKEGQVPTDLKAYFTFEEANGMKFKNLGSAGSAFDGSVVVVAGSGGENTSSASYVDQKPNNDVLGFPGVVGTYEIKTVPTWTLGDGVISSSTDKTAVVTYAAPGKKNVTLKLKNGWGEAEKTVEEIVEITSEANAIDAVDAQLGFSVYPNPFVESVNLRFAENGRYTVNVLGTTGTLLQSNSFEAAQGQVVNVAITGAKGMYLVQVLKNGKVYKTVKVVKK; encoded by the coding sequence ATGAAAAAGATTACTTTATTTGCATCTTTGGCATTGGCGAGCTGTCTCAGCATGAGTGCACAGCGTACGCCAACACATCCATTGGACATCCAAGATGCTAAGTTTGAGAACCTGCCTAACTACCTTGAAGCATGGTTGAAAGGCGAGATGAAGCAGCCACAGGGCGTCAGCGATATTGACGACCAGTTCTTTATCTCACGTGTTCGCCCACTCGAGCGTATTAAGGATGGTGATTATCAGGTGCGCCAAGGCGTGAAGCGCAATCGTAAGATGTGTCTGTGGACACCGCTTGACGACCCTACCGCTCAGTGGAAGGCGCTCCCTCGTTATTGCTTTGAGGGCGATAACTTTAGTTTGTGGTCATACATTGATATCCACGGAAACTGGACTTCACCTTGGATTCGTTCTACCGCAGGTCTGACTGACGTTGCTCATAAGAACGGTGTCAGCGTGGGTTGTGTGATGTCTATTGGTTATGGTGCAAGTGTATATCTTAACCAATGGAGACAAGATACCTATAGTAAGGTTCTTTTCAAGCTGTCGAAAAAGGAGGGAGATAAGTTTATTTATGCCGCTCCTTTCGTTCGCTTGATGAAGTATTATGGTGTGAATGGTATCGGTTTCAACTCAGAGTTCTATACTAATGCAGCATCAATGAAACAATTGAGTGAGTTCTTTGTGGCGTGTCATAAGGAAGCTGAGAAAATCAATTGGAAGTTTGAAGTACATTGGTATGATGGCACAGCTGATAGTGGTTATATTCGCTTCGACCGTGGATTAGGTTCTCATAATGAGAAGATCTTTGGTGATAAAGACAATATTGCCACTGATATGCTCTTTGCCAATTATAACTGGGACGGTGGATTACTTCGTTCATCTGTAGCTACAGCCAATCGTTTGGGTCGTAGTAGCTTCGATTATTATGCAGGCTTTGACATTCAAGGTCGTGGTTTGCGCCAGGCAAGTTGGAGCGCATTGTTAGACAATGATATCTCTATCGGTTTCTGGGGTGCTCACAAGCAGAGTCTTATCCACCAGAGTGCTACCGACAATGGTACATCTGACATTGCTATTCAGAAGACTTATCTGAAGAAGCAGGAGCTTATGTTTAGTGGTGGTTATAACAATCCAGGTCTGTTACCAGCCATCAATACAGATTGTAATTTGGCGAATGCAAGCTTAAAGAGCTTCCACGGACTTGCAACCTTCCTTACAGCGAAGTCTACTATCCAGCAGGTTCCATTTGTTTCACGCTTTAACCTTGGTAATGGTTTGAGCTTCCGTAAGGATGGTAAGGTTACCTTCAATCACAAGTGGTACAACCTCAATACGCAGGATTACATGCCAACATGGCGTTGGTGGATTACTGATGGTTCTGATCAGGTAAACACAGGTAATATCAATAGCCTTGCAAAGGCAGAACTTACCTTCGATGATGCTTACTGGGGTGGCTCATGTTTGTCTATCTCTGGTCAGACAGCATTCTCACGTGTGAAACTCTTTAAGACAATGCTTGAGGTAAAGCCAGACTATGAGTTCTCTGTTACCTATAAGACGATCGCCGACAAGGACACACATGCTAAGTTCTTTGTAGCCCTGAAGGACCACGTCACCGAGTATAAAGAGGTGGCATTGCCAGCTGTTGAGGCAGTAGGCGAGTGGAAGACTTTCACCGTAAAGGCTTCAGACTTAGGTTTGGCTGCTGGTGATAAGGTAGCGATGATGGGTCTTGTTGTTGAGAATACTCCTGCCAATTATGAGTTGCGTGTTGGTGAGATGGCGCTCCGCGACAATGCAAAAGACTTCGCTACAGCCACTCCAACAATCAAGAAGGTTGAGATTCTCCGTGGTCGTTACAACGCTTGTGACTTCAAGATGCAGTATGCTTCTAAGGAAGAATCAGGTTGGGAGAAGACTTATAACGATGAGGTAGGTACATGGTATTATGAAATTTACTTCCAACAGAAAGACCAGCCAGTGCAGTTGCTTACCGCTACAACCTCTTGGGCTGCATACGTTGTTGATGCTCCAATGGTATCAGGTGCCGACAAGCGCGACTGCCGTTTCGGTGTACGTGCCGTATCTCCTGATGGTAAGAAGGGTTCTGACATTGTTTGGTCAGAGTATAAGAAGGTTGCTTACGACCAGCCATTGAGCGATGTCGTTGCTGACCGTCCTGTTATCAAGCCAAACGAAGAGTTCACACTCAAGTATCTTGATGACATGGTTCCTGCTGCTCAGTCATGGAAGTTGAAGAATGCAGTTACTGGTGCTGTTGTTGCTCAGGGCGAAAGCGGTACAAGTGCTAAGTTTACTGTTCCAACAGAGGGTACATACGACCTCGTTGTTATGGATAGCAACGGCAAGGAAAGCATTATCCGTGGTAAGGTAAAGGTGACGCCAGAGGCTACAGGTGCTGTTCCTCAGATTACCGATATCACTGCTGACAAGACAACAGAAGTGACTGGTAAGAACGTAACCTACACTTACGAGGGTCGTCTCGGTGAGGGTAAGGCGTCACGTGGTCTTGAGATTACCGACCCTAAGATGTTCCGCATCCCTGGTGATGTTCAGCAGGGTAAGTCTTATTCATATGCTCTCTGGTTCAAGGCAGACAAGTTCAGCCATGATAGTCAGGGTACAAACCTTATCAATAAGAACTCTATCCATGACAAGTGGCCACATAACAACTGGGGTGACCTTTGGGTGACTATCCGTCCAGAGTGGCAGGGTCATAGAACGAAGCATGAAGCGAATGAGATTTCGTTCAATACTATGGGTTGGACAGCTCACGACAATCCTTATGAGGAAGTGATGTCTACTGGTTACAATGTTACTCCAGGTGTATGGAACCATATCGTTGTAACACAGGATGAAGGCAATATGCAGAAGATCTACTTCAACGGTCGTAAGGTGGCTGACCACAGCTTCACAGAGTCTAAGCGTCGTGAGGATGTTGCACAGAGCGATCCACGTATCGATGCTAATAAGGTAGCCGACATCTTCATCGGTGGTGGTGGTGTTTACAAGAGCGGCTTCAATGGTATCATTGATGAGGTTCAGGTATGGAGCAAGCCACTCTCTGACGATGAGGTGTTGCAGGCGATGAAGGGCTATAAGGAAGGTCAGGTTCCTACTGACTTGAAGGCTTACTTCACATTCGAGGAGGCTAATGGTATGAAGTTTAAGAATCTCGGTAGTGCAGGTAGTGCTTTTGATGGTTCTGTTGTCGTTGTCGCTGGTAGTGGTGGCGAGAATACATCAAGTGCTTCTTACGTTGACCAGAAGCCTAACAACGATGTATTAGGCTTCCCTGGTGTTGTCGGTACATACGAGATTAAGACAGTTCCTACTTGGACTTTGGGCGATGGTGTTATCTCTTCATCTACAGATAAGACTGCTGTCGTTACCTATGCTGCTCCTGGTAAGAAGAATGTAACTTTGAAGCTGAAGAACGGCTGGGGTGAAGCTGAGAAGACCGTTGAGGAAATCGTTGAGATTACCTCTGAGGCTAACGCTATCGATGCAGTCGATGCTCAACTTGGCTTCTCTGTTTATCCTAACCCATTCGTTGAGAGCGTAAATCTGCGCTTTGCTGAGAATGGTCGTTACACAGTTAACGTGCTCGGTACTACTGGCACACTCCTCCAGAGCAATAGCTTTGAGGCTGCACAGGGTCAGGTCGTTAATGTAGCTATCACTGGCGCAAAGGGTATGTACCTCGTTCAGGTGCTTAAGAATGGTAAGGTTTACAAGACTGTGAAGGTTGTGAAGAAGTAG
- a CDS encoding HutD family protein, with product MITLTQSTYKTTTWKGGVTRQIFISPADGDLSARQFDVRISSAIIDDVQSDFSDFSGFTRYILPLEGEITLIKDGRHVTLSHNALYEFEGDEKVSSENTQGAVDFNIIVRHGISVEVGIMEDAAFTDSRRTIVFALEDCIVEGEALSKHDTALLDEPFCLKGKVVIARFME from the coding sequence ATGATCACACTCACTCAATCAACCTACAAGACTACCACATGGAAGGGTGGTGTCACACGTCAGATTTTTATCTCACCTGCTGATGGCGACTTGTCAGCACGGCAATTTGATGTGCGTATCTCGTCGGCTATTATCGATGATGTACAGAGCGATTTCTCTGATTTTTCGGGCTTCACACGTTATATCCTGCCCTTGGAAGGAGAGATAACGCTGATAAAAGATGGTCGTCATGTTACTTTGTCACACAATGCTTTGTATGAGTTTGAGGGTGACGAGAAAGTAAGTTCGGAGAATACGCAGGGAGCTGTAGATTTTAATATCATCGTGCGACACGGCATTAGTGTTGAGGTGGGGATAATGGAAGATGCAGCGTTCACGGACAGCCGTCGAACGATTGTTTTTGCCCTTGAAGATTGTATCGTTGAGGGTGAGGCTCTTTCTAAACACGATACGGCACTCCTTGACGAGCCTTTCTGCCTAAAAGGAAAAGTTGTCATTGCTCGATTCATGGAATAA